The Amycolatopsis sp. 195334CR genome includes a window with the following:
- a CDS encoding cytochrome P450, with protein MTETTAAATHPGPPPPLTDGGAAQLEWLRRMRAEEPVHRDEHGVFHIVRYDDVRRVASDPGVFSSGLNRDVLGAEDITRGNPAWTDPPDHRRLRALVGQAFTRTNVREYERRTYELGNALLDELDGQDRFDLVEKFVWPLPAMLIAELLGVPVSDRQLFLSYADKLASLQVGDPTDDEEGYGGMMSRVTGEIRGYLTEQYRGRLATPGDDLISKLAAAEDDGSRLDEDEVVNICLALLFVGHFSTNGLIGNMLLCLDEHPEVAARLRADRSLIPAAVEEVLRYRPSGTRFMRVTSQDTEVAGTPIPARSLVMLWFSSANRDERRFARPDEFDIGRTPNGHISFGHGIHFCVGAPLSRMEAAVSANLLFDRFADLRIESGDPLPFYEQGMWAPRRIPVAVRRA; from the coding sequence CTGGAGTGGCTGCGGCGGATGCGGGCCGAGGAACCGGTGCACCGCGACGAGCACGGGGTGTTCCACATCGTCCGGTACGACGACGTGCGGCGGGTGGCCAGTGATCCCGGGGTGTTCTCCTCCGGGCTCAACCGCGACGTGCTCGGCGCGGAGGACATCACCCGCGGCAACCCGGCGTGGACCGACCCGCCCGACCACCGCAGGCTGCGCGCGCTGGTCGGCCAGGCGTTCACCAGGACCAACGTGCGCGAGTACGAGCGGCGCACCTACGAACTGGGCAACGCGCTGCTCGACGAACTCGACGGCCAGGACCGGTTCGACCTGGTGGAGAAGTTCGTCTGGCCGCTGCCCGCGATGCTGATCGCCGAACTGCTCGGCGTGCCGGTGTCGGACCGCCAGCTGTTCCTGAGCTACGCGGACAAGCTCGCCTCGCTGCAGGTCGGTGATCCGACCGACGACGAAGAGGGTTACGGCGGCATGATGAGCCGGGTCACCGGCGAGATCCGCGGGTACCTGACCGAGCAGTACCGGGGCAGGCTGGCCACCCCGGGCGACGACCTGATCAGCAAGCTCGCCGCGGCCGAGGACGACGGCAGCAGGCTGGACGAGGACGAGGTCGTCAACATCTGCCTGGCGCTGCTGTTCGTCGGGCACTTCAGCACCAACGGGCTGATCGGCAACATGCTGCTCTGCCTGGACGAGCACCCCGAGGTGGCGGCCCGGCTCCGCGCCGACCGGAGCCTGATCCCGGCCGCGGTCGAGGAGGTGCTGCGGTACCGGCCATCCGGCACCCGGTTCATGCGGGTGACCAGCCAGGACACCGAGGTGGCAGGCACCCCGATCCCGGCGCGGTCGCTGGTGATGCTGTGGTTCTCCTCGGCCAACCGCGACGAGCGGCGGTTCGCCCGGCCCGACGAGTTCGACATCGGCCGCACGCCCAACGGGCACATCAGTTTCGGGCACGGCATCCACTTCTGCGTGGGCGCCCCGTTGTCCCGAATGGAGGCGGCGGTCTCGGCGAACCTGCTGTTCGACCGCTTCGCCGACCTCCGCATCGAAAGCGGTGACCCGCTGCCCTTCTACGAGCAGGGCATGTGGGCGCCGCGGCGGATCCCGGTGGCGGTGCGCCGGGCGTGA
- a CDS encoding acyl carrier protein: protein MENHENHLATVREYITAHLGGKTVPDNEDLFTGGHLNSLFAVQIVVWLEKEFGIAVRGGDLTLDNFRSIGDIAAFIGKNGAPVG from the coding sequence ATGGAAAACCACGAGAACCACCTGGCCACCGTGCGCGAGTACATCACCGCGCACCTCGGCGGCAAGACCGTGCCCGACAACGAGGACCTGTTCACCGGCGGGCACCTGAACTCGCTGTTCGCCGTCCAGATCGTGGTCTGGCTGGAGAAGGAGTTCGGCATCGCGGTGCGCGGCGGTGACCTCACCCTGGACAACTTCCGGTCCATCGGGGACATCGCCGCGTTCATCGGGAAGAACGGCGCGCCGGTCGGCTGA